From a region of the Phaseolus vulgaris cultivar G19833 chromosome 6, P. vulgaris v2.0, whole genome shotgun sequence genome:
- the LOC137832157 gene encoding NADH-ubiquinone oxidoreductase 20.9 kDa subunit, which yields MNTDITASTKPEYPVVDRNPPFTKVVGNFNTLDYLRFVTITGVSVTVGYLSGIKPGIRGPSMVTGGLIGVMGGFMYAYQNSAGRLMGFFPNDDEVARLNKK from the exons ATGAACACAGATATCACTGCATCGACGAAACCAGAGTACCCTGTCGTTGATCGCAACCCTCCCTTCACCAAAGTCGTCGGCAACTTCAACACTCTCGATTATCTCCGATTCGTCACCATCACCGGCGTTTCCGTCACCGTCGGCTACCTCTCCG GGATTAAGCCTGGAATTAGGGGTCCTTCGATGGTTACAGGGGGCCTGATTGGAGTAATGGGTGGCTTCATGTATGCTTACCAAAATTCTGCTGGGAGACTCATGGGTTTCTTCCCCAACGACGATGAGGTAGCTCGACTCAacaaaaagtaa
- the LOC137832155 gene encoding scarecrow-like protein 13 translates to MQTSQKHPTSSGIHLYHQPVQDIDSYTRYQVLQSNSCHEIHDSSSQGTTISFEPSKEQYFTLESSPQINDLIGCDSPSYASVSSNSNRSPFSPHASHSYHSDQHQSSDNNYGSPTSANSSADESYELKHKLRELEISLLGPDSDIVDSCQCCYKGSHHGASPMAKYNWDQIVDMIPKLDLKEVLSRCAQAVSDDDIETAVGFMNKVLPKMVSVGGDPIQRLGAYMLEGLRARLESSGSLIYKALKCEQPASKDLMSYMHILCQICPYWKFAYVSANAVIGEAMLNESRIHIIDFQIAQGTQWMLLIQALASRPGGPPFIRVTGVDDSESFHARGGGLEIVGKRLSDYATSCGVPFEFQSAAMSGCEVELENLVVRPGEALAVNFPFILHHMPDESVSTENHRDRLLRLVKSLSPKVVTLVEQESNTNTSPFFQRFVETFSYYSAMFESIDVALPGEDKQRISAEQHCVARDIVNMIACEGPERVERHELFGKWRSRFSMAGFAPCPLSSSVTNAVRNMLREFNGNYRLEHRDDALYLGWKRRAMCTSSAWRCY, encoded by the coding sequence ATGCAAACGTCCCAGAAACACCCAACTTCATCTGGTATCCATTTATACCACCAGCCTGTGCAAGACATCGATTCCTACACTCGTTACCAAGTATTGCAAAGCAATTCTTGCCATGAAATCCATGATAGCAGCAGTCAGGGAACCACTATTTCATTTGAGCCCAGCAAGGAGCAATACTTTACCCTTGAATCATCCCCACAAATCAATGATCTCATAGGTTGTGATTCTCCTTCCTATGCTAGTGTATCGTCCAATTCCAATAGGAGTCCTTTTTCTCCACATGCTTCTCATTCATACCATTCAGATCAGCATCAGTCCTCTGACAACAACTATGGATCACCAACAAGTGCAAACTCTAGTGCTGATGAGAGCTATGAGTTGAAGCACAAGCTTAGAGAACTTGAGATTTCATTGTTGGGGCCTGATTCAGATATTGTTGACAGTTGTCAGTGTTGCTACAAGGGAAGCCACCACGGAGCATCTCCAATGGCTAAGTATAATTGGGATCAGATTGTAGATATGATTCCAAAACTAGACTTGAAAGAAGTCCTCAGTCGGTGTGCACAGGCTGTATCTGATGATGATATTGAAACAGCGGTGGGATTTATGAATAAAGTATTGCCAAAGATGGTATCAGTAGGGGGTGATCCAATCCAGAGGTTAGGGGCCTACATGTTGGAGGGTCTAAGAGCAAGATTGGAGTCTTCAGGGAGCCTAATCTACAAAGCCTTGAAATGTGAACAACCAGCAAGCAAAGATCTCATGAGTTACATGCACATCCTGTGCCAGATTTGCCCATATTGGAAGTTTGCTTACGTATCTGCCAATGCTGTCATTGGAGAAGCAATGCTAAATGAATCAAGAATTCACATAATTGACTTCCAAATTGCACAGGGCACTCAGTGGATGCTGCTTATTCAGGCTCTTGCATCTCGTCCAGGTGGACCACCTTTCATTCGTGTAACTGGTGTCGATGATTCCGAATCCTTTCATGCAAGAGGTGGAGGACTTGAAATTGTAGGAAAACGCCTCTCAGATTATGCCACATCTTGTGGAGTGCCATTTGAGTTCCAAAGTGCTGCAATGTCTGGATGCGAGGTTGAACTAGAAAACCTTGTAGTTCGTCCCGGGGAAGCTCTGGCCGTGAATTTCCCTTTTATTTTGCACCACATGCCAGATGAGAGTGTGAGCACAGAGAACCACAGGGACAGGCTATTAAGACTGGTGAAGAGCTTGTCACCCAAGGTTGTGACCCTTGTTGAGCAAGAATCCAACACCAACACTTCCCCCTTTTTCCAAAGGTTTGTTGAGACCTTCAGTTATTACAGTGCTATGTTTGAGTCAATAGACGTGGCCCTCCCCGGAGAGGATAAGCAAAGGATCAGTGCAGAACAACACTGTGTGGCTCGTGACATTGTTAACATGATAGCTTGTGAGGGGCCTGAGAGGGTGGAAAGGCATGAACTGTTCGGGAAATGGAGGTCAAGATTTTCAATGGCTGGTTTTGCACCATGCCCTTTGAGTTCCTCAGTCACTAATGCAGTTAGAAATATGTTAAGAGAATTCAATGGAAACTATAGGCTAGAACATAGAGATGATGCACTCTATCTAGGATGGAAGAGAAGAGCCATGTGTACATCTTCTGCTTGGAGATGTTACTGA